One Brachybacterium aquaticum genomic region harbors:
- a CDS encoding cytochrome P450, which produces MTEHVPTDEITASTRPSSDRAAAPQPATDPIPPDWNPRGPRVRRDPVAAYDEMRSRCPVARGASGAWTLFSHADVTAAALDHQTFANAVSRHLQVPNGLDGSMHTAFRALVDRYFTRERMTALEPSVQGVAAGVMRQVEIPGPVDAVELGARFAVRAQSAWLGWPADLEDDLLRWMADNHAATRSRDRARTAEVAQRFDSIIRSLTDARRGAGDDAPDDVTTELVRDHVDGRELTDEEIVSILRNWTGGDLGSMALCAGVVLTYLADHPDLQARLRSEVSDREFNAILDEILRIDDPFVANRRITTEPVTVGGRAFAAGDRVFLNWVSANRDPQMFAEPEAFDPDGNAPYNLVWGIGKHVCPGRPLATLELRALTRAVLDATAAIEPDPGRPRDRELPPVGGFATAPLRLR; this is translated from the coding sequence ATGACCGAACACGTGCCGACCGACGAAATCACAGCTAGCACGCGCCCGAGCAGCGACCGCGCCGCAGCACCGCAGCCGGCCACGGATCCCATCCCGCCAGACTGGAACCCGCGGGGCCCGCGGGTCCGTCGCGACCCGGTGGCCGCCTACGACGAGATGCGGTCGCGCTGTCCGGTCGCCCGTGGCGCAAGCGGCGCATGGACGCTGTTCTCGCACGCCGACGTCACCGCTGCCGCCCTCGACCACCAGACCTTCGCCAATGCGGTCTCCCGCCACCTCCAGGTCCCCAACGGCCTCGACGGTTCCATGCACACCGCCTTCCGCGCCCTCGTGGACCGTTACTTCACACGGGAGCGGATGACCGCTCTCGAACCCTCGGTGCAAGGCGTCGCAGCCGGTGTGATGAGGCAGGTCGAGATCCCCGGGCCGGTCGACGCCGTCGAGCTCGGCGCCCGTTTCGCGGTGCGGGCGCAGAGCGCCTGGCTGGGGTGGCCCGCGGACCTCGAGGACGACCTGCTGCGGTGGATGGCGGACAACCATGCCGCCACGCGTTCGCGGGACCGTGCGCGCACCGCGGAGGTCGCCCAGCGGTTCGACTCCATCATCCGGTCGCTGACCGACGCTCGCCGCGGGGCCGGCGACGACGCGCCTGACGACGTCACCACCGAGCTCGTGCGTGACCACGTCGACGGCCGCGAGCTCACCGATGAGGAGATCGTCTCGATCCTGCGCAACTGGACGGGCGGCGACCTGGGCTCGATGGCGCTGTGTGCCGGGGTGGTGCTCACCTACCTCGCCGACCACCCCGACCTGCAGGCCCGGCTGCGCTCCGAGGTCTCCGACCGAGAGTTCAACGCGATCCTCGACGAGATCCTGCGGATCGATGACCCGTTCGTGGCCAACCGCCGCATCACCACCGAACCCGTCACGGTCGGTGGGCGCGCGTTCGCGGCCGGGGACCGGGTCTTCCTGAACTGGGTCTCCGCGAACCGTGACCCGCAAATGTTCGCTGAGCCGGAGGCGTTCGACCCGGACGGCAACGCCCCATACAACCTGGTCTGGGGGATCGGGAAGCACGTGTGTCCCGGACGCCCGCTGGCGACCCTGGAGCTGCGGGCCCTGACCCGCGCCGTCCTCGACGCGACGGCCGCGATCGAGCCCGATCCCGGTCGCCCGCGGGACCGTGAGCTGCCACCCGTCGGCGGCTTCGCCACGGCCCCGCTGCGCCTGCGGTGA